From the genome of Setaria viridis chromosome 1, Setaria_viridis_v4.0, whole genome shotgun sequence:
CCATTTTTGTCAGGTGTACAAGTTGCTGGTGGAAAAGACGAAGTCCACACCTGGAGCCAAGGTGGAGAACAACAAGTTCTGCCTGTCCGTGCACTTCAGATGTGTAGATGAAAAGGTAGGCAACGCCTTACTCCATCTCAGGATGCCAGCCACTTCAACGCAAGAACTACCGGTGTTTATAATACTGTGTCACAGCAGCTGCATCACGCGCGCCCATCGATCTTAACCAACCTCCCTGATGATCTTCCTGCAGAGATGGAATGCTTTGGCCGAGCAAGTCAAGGCCGTGATCAAGGACTACCCCAAGCTGAAGCTCACTCAAGGGAGGAAGGTAATTTCATCTTCTGATCATGAACTTGACTGGAACAGCTGATTAATTGTTCTTGCCAAATAACAGTAGTAGTACCAGCTAGTGAGTAGTAGTGAAGAAACTGATCATAAGACTGGTGGAACTTTGACGCAACCAGGTTCTGGAGATCCGTCCGAGCATCATGtgggacaagggcaaggccttGGAGTTTCTGCTCGAATCGCTCGGTACGTGCATTACGACAAAcaaaactcctctccgtattgTTTTCTTGACGAGACCCGATCCTGTATCCATGCCCGTGTCATCACAATCGTTTTCACTCCAGTTTTTATTCAGCACTTGCGTATCACACCCCTGTCCTAAACAAATCAGCTGATGACACACCGCTTATCTTGCTATCCCCTCTCTCCAGGATTCGCCAACTGCAGCGACGTCCTCCCGGTGTACATCGGTGACGACCGCACCGACGAGGACGCTTTCAaggtgcgccgccgccctctctgcGATTTCAACTTCTCTAGTTATTTTTGTTATACTAAATTTTCGCGTGTTGTAATTAACCATGACAGGTGCTGAGGAAGAGGGGTCAAGGCCTCGGCATCCTCGTCTCCAAGTGTCCCAAGGAGACGAACGCCTCCTACTCCCTGCAGGACCCGGGCGAGGTCATGGACTTCCTGCTCCGGCTGGTGGAGTGGAAGCGCAagtcatcgccgccgccgccgccgataaTGATCCGGCCGCGGGTGTAGCTATCTCAGCAGCAGCCGGTCGGTCGGCGGCGGGTCGACTAGTCAATCGATGGACCGATCGAATCGGTGTCCAATCATGCGAACAtaccccaccaccaccaaattccgctccccccccccccccccccccccccccccccccccccccccccctcctctctctaaCGATTCTTAGCCCTTGTTGTGGCCTCCGAAACGGACTCGTGGTGGTTGCTGCATTACACGCATGTTATGTTCTTCGATTCCCTGGCCGGGGGCCCCCGTGCTGCGGCCGCGCCACCGAGGAAAAAGAGGCCACACACACAACAACACAAACTCCCTCCGCCGCCTGTGCATGCTCCCGTCACTGGAAAATGCCGGAGCATGTTGTGGTGGTGCCACTGTCTAATACAGTAACCGTGTCTACTCCGATTCCCCGGCAATGTACCACTAGTAGTACCCCCTCCCCGTGTTATTTTTGTCTCCCGTCGCCTCCCCATGGGTTTGGAAGGCATCTGCGAAGCTACCTGCCGTCCTAGAAGAGAAGAACCTTTGCAAGAAAGAGAAGGTTCCCTTCACCCCATGTAACTAGTagctttatatatatattattctTCTACCTAGGCACTGTTGTTCTTTGTACCATCTGTGTAAAATGTAGTGAAAGTAAGATCCAAGTAATGGGATTATTTTGCAATTATTTCATGATGCATCGATCCAATGCAAGAAGATGCATGCTGCCGTGCGACTTGTTTGTTCTTTTGATGATCGCATGACGATAAAACTATACGCACTGATGCAAGCGTGAACGCGAAAAAGGAGCTGCTGGGGGATCGGAACGCCCGCCGTACAACCCCTCGCAGGGCGGCATGTGAGCAGCTTGCTGCGTGATCTCCCTGCAGGCTCGCCTGCCAGTTCTTACCATGACAAGCTATCTCCAAAGCGAATAATACCCGGATGCAATCATGTGTGAGCTCTGAGACAGCTGATTCGTGTCAAGCGGTCGCGATTACTGGGGTACGATCGCGTGATTTTATACGGCGAGCCCCTGGATTCCTTTTGGGAGTGTATTGTACGATGGGAACAGCTCATTGGGGCGGCGATCGATGAGCGTAGTAGCAGAGATCTACATGCGCCTCTATACTAATAACTCATCACTACCCATGCTCTGGATCCCATGGTTCATCCAGACGACATACAATAGGCTAGGCTCCTCCAACTATGCCGTGGTCCGTGCTGATGAATGTGGATGTGCAAGTATTTTATGGTGCATCTCTGAAGTGAGTACCCGAGTAAATTCTCCGGGATATGATCAGATTTGCTGGCATCTAAAGAAAGTGATTGGAATATGGCACAATCAATCGACCTAGCAATTAACAATCTCTGGAGTTCGTGGCCTTGATCATGCCAAACCTCCTCTCAAGATGAGTCATTAGGCGGCCAACCATTATTAATCACCGGTAGACGCATAGATTAAGCAGTGAGCAAGTGACACAAGCCTTCTCTTGTGCGCTCTCTCACGCACCCTGTCCAGATATATATGATGATTCCTCCCAATGAGATTCGATGCATATTCTCGATCATGTGATTGCATGGTGGTGTACAGTACAGTTCTAGAGCACTAGCTCGTGTTCCAGTGCTGAAAAAGTCAGTAAGTAGTGCTTAAAATGCTGATCGACCTTTATCAGAGACCATATGCTTGCTGCATGCATGCCCAAGAGTTGACTGCTCGGGACCACCAATTATCACTCGTATGCATGGTTTTTTATCAGCCCCAATCAAAGAAAGGTTTCCTAGCCATGATGACATGAAAGGAGTAACTGGGGTAACTGCTGCTGCGAATGGAAGCATTGCCAATCACACACAATAATgcacttccttcttcttcccttggACTGATGCTAGTGGCCGCCGTTTGTCCTGCATGCATATGTGTGTAGAACAACTGTGCACTGTGCACACAGCGCACTGCTGGAATCTGCAGCAGGCTAGTAGCAGTCACATTACATGATGAAGCTGGTATGTAAATGATTTGTGCTTCTCCGATCCATCTGATACTACATCGATCCACCAAccggagcaacttcaaattgaaTATAACCTTATCATCGATCGCCGCCGAGAGCCTTCAGTGCAGTGCATTATTCACTCCAACCAAACCGGCCGGAAGCAGAAGCACACATCCTGCCCCGGCAATGTAATCCATCATCCCCTCGCTGCGTCTGCTGATGGCTACGCGTTGGGGCCCGCCCGGGTAGGGTTTGCGTTTGGACCCATGGGTCGATCCCAGGAAAGGTGATGGCATGCGATCGATCGATGGTTAGGGACGAATCGGACTGGCCTCATCATCGCTCGTACTTTAGGTGCCGTCTTTTTTTTGCCTTTAATTGGGGGAGGCCACCAGCAACCAAACCAACCCGCTTCTTTGGCGCGATTCAAGTGTTATTTGCTGCAATCCAATCAGGAGCCGATAAAATGCCTCGTCCCTGCAGCAACGACAACGAGACGATCGAGCTGTTGTGCTGCAGTACTGTCCGTGTCACCATCTCATGTCCCGGCTAGCTGCAAGCTTTTATTTGCATATAGCTGAATTAGTACAGTATCTTCAGGCAGTAGTACATCTTTTAGAAGCAGTCTTAACAAAACATGTATATgctaaacaatttttttttatcactgaAGTAATGAAGTTATCGAGAAGTAGGCAGTAGCAGCTAACTGGCGCATTGTATGTTTCCTATGTTCCCACACGCCAACCCAAGCATGCAACAAGGCATTATTCAAGAGCATGCGCGCACCTTGAGCACACACACTCAGCTAGTCAGCTAGGCATTGCCCTTTAATCTGGCATTGAGATCCCCCAACTCAACCGGCGATTAAACAAGGGGGTTAAAGAGAGGATCGACGCAATAGAATAGCCGGTGCAACCATTATAGGGTGCAGGGAGGAATTGCTAGTTTATACAGATCcaggctgatgctgctgctgctagctttGCATATTTTATCTGGCAGTGAAGTGAGCCAAAGGCATTGGAGATGGGCGAGAGAGAGAAAGCTGCCTGCCCTTGAATCAAGGGACACCGGCGAGGCGGGCGGAGccagacgagacgagacgaccCCCCACCACATGGCTCCCAGGTGGAGAGATCTATCCGCTATCCATTATTCACCCTAAACAATCTAGCTAGCTAATGGAACGTACTCGTCTCGAGCATAACTAAACTAAATTACACGCCTCAATGTGGTACGCCCTCTAACCTGCACCAGTTGAGAGTTTGTTAATCCGGCCAGAGTTGTTCACATCTCCAGAGGTACGGTTTCTTTCATATATTTGCTGTGCGTCAGTGTGAGTACTGACTGAATAGCAACAGCTTCATGGCGGCAAGGATCAGAGGTAAAAGGTCAAAGGAGCATCTACCGGAGATTCAGAGAGACAGCACAAGAGACTGTCAGGCTGATGAGCGTGCTGCTACTAATGTGTAGTCAGCCACATGTGTGCTAGCTTTTAGGTATCGATCGATGGCCGATGGGTGACCGGCGACGGAAAAAAGGCATGGCCTGATGACTGGCCGCCGAGGCAGGAATTATGTGTAAAGGAATCTGATGGTTGAGGAGGGAGTTGGAATCCACTAAAGCCGGGGCGCTTTTTCCGTTCGTGCAGGCGCAGCAGcacggcaccaccacctccattgTCGATGGATCACCCGGCGGGCGGCCCTGGCGTGGCTTTGGCGAGGTAGAGGaggcagggagggaggggcgtTGCTCTGGAACAGCGGTAAGTGTCCCGAGAAAAGGGTTTGACATTTGACAAGCACACTGAATTCGCCAGCACCCATCGCCTTTCCTATGTGGAAAGCAGGGGAGTCCACTGTGTCTGAGCCCATGATTGGCGCCTAAGCTAAGCTCAGCTCCCCCGGGGGATAAAATACTTGTAACTAACCGTGCCCTAGATGGCCCCTCATCATTGGTGCCTGGTGGTTGGCTTTGGCTCCAGCCGGTCATGCCCGAATCTGACGGTCGATGATGCTGCTTGCCTCGGCTCTCGTCTGAATCTGAGAGCCAATGCAAGCGAACCAGCCTCGATCAGGCCCTCTACCTGGAGGgagggatcgatcgatcgggaaCACCACGCGTGCAAGTGCAGCCAGCCAACCGGCACGCAGCGGCATGGCTGCCGGGATCGAATCTAATGCGTGCCAATCATGGGCCTAATCTAGCTTGATTAGCTAGAACTAGAAGCCAGGTGTGAGGCGAGGAATAGCTTAACCGCTGGTCATGTCAAGTTGCCGATGCCAGATGCCCAGATCTTTATCGGCTAGCCGCTAGCCCGTCCCGTCCCATGCGTGCACGCCGCCTTCTTCCCTGTGTGTTGTGCTGGTGCTACCACCAGTGCCCCTACTAATCTGCTCCAAAAAGCATTGGCCGATGAGTCGCCCGAGACCAGGAGAACGAGGCGCATAGCCTTATTGATCGCACAAATCCACCCATCTTTTATATTCCTACCGCCTGGCCCGTAGGCACGGTACTGCATCAATGCAGCATGTTTTCCTAGCTCAAATCTTTCGTAAACAAAGCTTAGACAACGCAGGATACGGCCGTCGGCAAAACAAGTGGGCAAAGTACAGAACTTCTCGTTGCTTGCAAGCATCAAACTGttgggacgaggacgacgagtaGAAACTAGAAAGCACTAGATATAGGTTGGTGAGGTGACGGGCTGGGAACCGTTGGATCGGCGTGCCGTCCTGCGCGCTCGCGGACGCAGCTTTTGCGCGCGATCGAGCGAGCCCAAAGGCCggccggggaggggaggggggccgcggccgtgcggcgtCGGATGTGTCGCGCGCTCGGCTCGTCCGCCGGGGGCGCTAGCCGCTAGCTAGGAGCCCGGCAGCGCAGCGACAAGACGCGGATCCGTCATCGGTTAGGTTCAAGTCAGTCAGGGTGGGTCAGGCCGCGGTCAGGCCCCGTGCCCCCGCCACGCCCCGGCGCGCGGTGCGGCCGGTGTCCGGATTGCAACCAAAAGCCTAGCGGGGGGCAGCTAGCTGTAGCTCGACCGGCGCCAGCGTCTGTCTGTGGCACGTATTACGCCCCGGCGGGCTGCGCCTCCGTCGCGCCCGTGCCGGGGCCGCCCACCCGTGTCCGTGCGCTTCGACGTGTCGGctccgccgtcgcggcggcagGTGGACACGTGACGACCCCTCGCGCGCCCGGCTGCGCCAGGGATGGCCCGGCCGCCTGCGGGGCGCTTGCAGGTTGCAAGTTgcagctcttcttcctcctcgagaCGGGAGGCACCCGAGTCGGTAACACGGGCCGAGCGCATGCATGATCGTCGGTCTCCTAGCCTGCGTCCAGGGCGGATCGTGCGCCCGTGCGTGCAGATTCGGCCGGTAATTTGTTTATGCGCGCGCTCCGTGCACGGATAAGTTTAGCGGGGTTTGCGCGGATCGACGCGGCGGACGTGTTGGTTTTCTATAGGGTCTCTGAGCTCGTCCCAACCATGGGGCATGTGCTTCCAGTAGGTTTATCCACCTAACCAGCCAACCGAAGCCGTACTTGATGATTCCGACTCGTAATTCGTAACACGCCAAAAAACAATAGCGACTCCTGTTTATCATGCGTACATTAGTCGACAGATCATGCAACCTGTACATGACCTATTTAATTCCGTTGCAAACTTCAGCTTCGATTTAATTTGTTCTTATCATCAGCGTACAATGTTAGTGCTCAAACAGTTCAAGTGTCATGCCGCACCTGGGAGCATGTTTGTCGCGTTACTTcgttctttattttttttcataataaaGAAAAACTCCTCCGCGTCAAATCTTACCTTCCGGTTGTTATTACCAGCAAGATTTGACTCGTTGCTTACGAGCTCCGCGCATCCGGTAGACAGTTTTCGGTCCGGTTTCTCTTATAATATGTATCaaatttcttctttttcatacTAGTTCATGCTAGACACTAAAAGTGTTCCAGATctttttggagaaaaaaaaaatgcacgcATCAGTTAATTAGCTGGAAACTGGAGGGGGTACTGCCATTGTCTCATTCTGCTAATGTAATTTGTGTATAGTTTCTCTCCCTCAACATGGTAGCACTCAGAAACCGTGGCCATCTACGCGACGACAGCCAGACAGACAATGCAATTAGAACAGCACAGGGACCTGCTCTCAAACGCCATTGCAACAAACAgaacagacaaaaaaaaatgtccaATCAAAGTAGCTGCTGCAAGCAGGATTACGCTACATACGCGGACGTACTAATAAATCGGCCACGACGACGACAGCAGCGAGATGACTAGCCAGGTCAACTGTTCGAATCCTATGACTTGTTTTTAAGAGACTAGTTAAGATCCGATTGGCACTCGCGACCTGCTGCTGATTGCTCGCCCCAACTAAAACCATCTCTGAACGATCCatccatcgatcgatccatGCGGTCTCTTTCAGTTTCAGGGTGGTTAAACCATCACGGTCGCCGTCGCACTTTCAGAGTGACGGTTGTTGCCTTGCCTCCTTCCCCAGTTCATATTCCAAGTCCATTTCTGGAGGTCTTTGTTAGCATCCAAGAAAGTGACAggacatgagagagagagagagagagaaaaacacGTAGCAGAAGGTACCGCACTACTTGTACACTACACATGCATTCAGCAGCTCGTGGACTGATGAGGAAATGGCAAACACTTGGGACGTAAAGACAGGCGCGTGTGACAACGACGCCGATAAAGAATGAGATCGCGGCGAGCAATAAGATCGCCGGAGCATCGCGGTGCTGACTGTGCTCGGCGTCGACCCTTGTCCTTCTCATCGGCGCCGCGCACTCGCGCCGGCGGGGGGTCAACCGTCGTCCGACCTGGCGCCGCCTGGGAAATATCTACAAAAATACCCTATCATGGGTGACCAGTGGTCGTTGGAGTCCTCTGGTTGGGAACGGTATGGAAAATGTGAGGAATTTGTTACTGGATCGATTCTGCTAAGCAATCATGATTGTTCATACGAAGTGTCAGGTTGGCATAGAAGATCAAGCACATGCGGAAAATGATGCACGTGTATGTTACCACCAAACCTAAGAACATGGTCGGTCTCGGTCACTTGGTAATGCATTTGTTTTTGCTTTTAGTTGGACACTGAAGCATCTTGAGGGATTTTCTATCTTTAAGTTTGATAGTTTTTTGGGATGATCTTTTAGggtagttgttggtgaagtcTGAAGTCGTTTGATTCAACTGGTCTTGGCCCAAAGAAATCTTTGAGACTTTTGATTGCAATACAGTATAAGCCCATACTTTTACTTTTTCTTCCTTTAATGAACTTCTGAAACAATCGTAAGCCCATATAGACTGCTTTTGGATTGACAAAACAAGCCCACGGCCTACACGCACAGCAGCACTACAGAGCGCCGTGAAAGAGGCCTATCGGTATGAAACTGAGCCCAAATACGACACATCAAAGTTCAAGTCACGCCCATCACCTGTACGGCATCCGATCCGGAGCGTTAATTTCTCATCTACGGTGACTGATACCGTGATACGGCATGAAGTTGCTAAGACTTGCAGCCAGCTGACACGACGCAAAACGACCAGGAAATACCCAGGCACGGCGATGAGCTTAGCGCTCCTGCAAGGCTACTCCTCcgccgaggaggacgacgaccacgccgccggcgccggcgccgagctgAGCGAGTCCGGTGAATCCTCCGCCGAGGAGGCCGGATCGGACGGAGACGAGGCGTCCGCTCCTCCGAAGCCGGCCTccaggccccgccgccgcccaaaccCTAAGGGGGgagatgccggcggcggcgaaggggacTCCTCGCTGCCGTCCGCGCTTGAGGCCTTCGCTGACGTCTCCGGTCCCCCGGAGTTTCTGAGGCACAGGGTTGCCGAGCCCGAGGAAGGGACGGAGGCACTTGGCGTACTCGATCGCCGCGGGAAGGAGGGGAGCAAGCACCCGCCTCCAGGTAAGCAGATTTATCGGCTCATTGAGGTGGATGCTTAGGTTCTTAGTTAGTCGAGTTAGTAACGGTGTGTTTATGAGACTGACGTCGACTTGATTGCTTGGTACTTCCCTGATTTCTGTTGGTAAAGGTAGAGATTAATTACCAATTTAGTTGCAGATCTTGCATTGTTCGAGAACCGAATGTAGTTATTTTGCAGCAGTAACTGTAGTGTGTTAGGTTTCATTATGCAGACTCTGGATTCTGTTTCAGTCTGACAGTGGACTTGGACAAAAATTAGTGAGAGACCAATTCTATGTATTGTGTATTAGTCCTTCGCACATAGAGCTACTCTTTTAGCTATTAAATATCTATGAGCTGAAATATCGCTGCAACATCGGATTTCAAGTTGGAAGGATAGGCAATGACCCATTTCAGCCATCATGAAGCTCCAGTATTGGTGATATTTGATCATAGAGTTGTATTGCTATAGCATCAGTTTTGTGTTCATTTGTTGTCAATTGCATGTCATAAATCTTTTGTATGATCAGGTGGTAAGCTTCTAGAGTTGGTTTGTTCAATTATAGAGTAACTTATATCATGCTTGTTTGGTTTTAGTTTGAAACGTAAACGCTTTATCTGTTCTCTAATACTTGTGTTGGGGTATTCGTGAAGCTCAATGTGGTTTGAAGATATCTGTTCTGTTTCTCTGTTTTACCGTCCTTGTGattgttttatttattcataACTATTGTTTGGCCAAGTAAAGATGATTGCTAAGAAAATTAGAAGGCAGCATGCAGTTGAATATCTCCTACTGGCTGGGCGTGCTAGTCTTGGATGATAGCTCTTAGGCTATTGTTAAAGTTGTACTTATCTGTCTGCTGTAACTAATGGGCCTAGTATTATATCATTTAGCAGCAACCTGTCAAAACATCACGGGATGAGGCAATATTGATATAGAGATGGTTTTTATACTGCAAATAGTATAGAAAATACTTAATTCACTTTACTAAGCTACATAAAGAGGATGCTACATTTGGCATCTAAAATACGTTCTCTTTGAAACTTGGTGATGGGGAATAACTGTAAAGGCTGGTATTCACAAAATGTTATGTGCCAGACCATACATCCGTCATCACTTTGCCTGTCAAGTGTTTTGTCATGGATTTGACAATCTCAATATTCCTGAGCTTGTTTATGAGAAGTAAAGCAGGTCTGAGCATGATTGCTTGCATATGATGATGATCTGAAGTGTTCGCATGCCATTTATGCAATTTAGGATATATGTTCTGAGCATTGTCTAACTGGAAAATAATCTTCAGGTGCCGTTGTGGTGGCGCAACCGCAGTTAGTTGCTATTCGTGAGCGAGTTACCACAACTAGTTCCAACCCTCCTGGGTCAGTGACGTCTGGTTCTGTTGATGGAAAAAGAGTTATAGGCGCTGCAAATCCTGGTCCAGAAGATGCAGCTGATCTTCTGAGGTAATTGTTGGTCATTTTTATCCGTATCACACTGAAACAAGAACCTATGCAGATTATGTATATCTTTTACCTGTAGTTTAATATTATCTACCAGAATCCCTTTTGATAATCCAGTGCTCCTAAGTATTAACTGCAACTCTGCTCCAATGTTTAGGATGTGTCTCCAATGTGGTGTGCCAAAGACTTATTCACATGCTAAGGGAATGGTTTGCCCTCTCTGCGGTGATAGACCAGCCCAGCCGAAAGAGCCCGAAAAGAAGAAGGGTTCCACTGTCAAGGACAAGGAGAAGATCAAGAGGATGAAGGGGCAATCGTCGCACGCTTCGTGGAAGAGCGAGACAGAGATGGCTCTTCGACAACAGTTCGACTGATAGATAGTTAGCATGGTCAATGTCTAGATGGAATTCTGGGGAAACCTTTGTCGCCTGTGTAGTGTACCGTATACTGTCCCCGAGTGCCTTACCCTGGGTTCCAGATCGCCAGAGCCATTGTTTTGCTTGTTGTATCAGCAGCATTTTTTTTCTGCCAGGAACAGTTTTGTTTACTAAGCTGTCAAAATTGAATCTCAGTAGTTAGCACCTGGAGCACGAGGCGCCGAGACGCAACTGATACGGTGATCGATGATCACGAACTTATCCTGGCTGAGAGGAACGACACGTTGGTGCTCGCTGCTCTCTGAGGTTTGCGGAGCGCGCGCAGTGCAGGTTGTGCAATGCGTTTCGCGGTCACTGGTTGGGTTCGGGCTGAGCTCGTCTGGCGTGCCACTCTGCTTGTTACTTGTTAGAGCAGCAAGGTAATCATTTGTACGAAGTCCATTGGCAATCATTTTATACTAGGCGGATCGGCGCGCCTTGCGCGCCCGTTCCGAATTATTgtcgtgaaaaaaaaatcagttgaaACGGTGTTAGCTTCTGTCTACGTGGTGAGGGCAGCATGATAAGGGCAGTATGATAGGACATAACATCTCTATATAACATCTCTATTAAACTCGTTATAGTAATCTGAGATCTTTTCCGCTCGACGAACGGGaaaaacataattttttatttatgggACTCAATAGAATCATGGGGAACACAACATAGGGATGAACGTAGGTGTCGTTACGATACGAGACCCGCCTATCATTCTTTGCGTTACAGTAATTTGAGACCTTCCTTACTTGCTGAATGGGaacatatttatttttttatcatggaaaCCACTCAATGGAATCGTGGGTTCCACCAATGTGTGCGGGTCCCACCCGAATAGTATGTGGGTCCCACGTGAATCTCACCCGAATAATGTGGGGATCCCACGTTGAGCCCATCTAAATAGTGCGTGGGTCTCACATGACCAGTAGGTCACAATTCACAAGAGCTCTGAAGCCCGGAGCTtagtatatactccctccgttccaaattataggtcgttttgactttattagattcatagactttgttatgcacttagatataccctatgtctagatacataataatatctatgtatctagaaaagtcaaaacgacctataatttggaacggagggagtattagtttatgaaaaagacAAGTTTGAGATGGCTCACAATGCATGCCGCGAGGTTAAGGACAAACAAGTTGGTAATGGTAATGCATGCCCACCGGAAAAAGCAGCCAGAGGAGACAAACACAACGTGAGGAGGTGCTTGTTCCTGTACCGTTCGTGTACCCTTTTCGCGTCGATCGGATCATCGCTCGACAACTGTTTGTCGCATGCTCTAAATGCAGGTATTTCACCACTGTAAATCGTACGGGAcagtttatttaaaaaaaaacttacggGATAGTGTTGCCACTATGGTCTATTTCGTTTCTTTATTTCGAAAGGTGTGAAAACTGAAAACGCAGTTGAAGCCACATGTAAGGCTAGCATGTACAGCAGGTGAAATGGCCCTATCCGCCATGAATTTCCACTTTGAATAATCCACAAATCGCTCGATGGATCCGTGACAAATGGAAATGGGCAGACAAAATCAGCGATCAGATCAGACCTGCGCGCCACCGTGACAGGTGGGAACCACAAACCCATCAACTACGCTTCTGTCCTATATGATCCGCACCCACTCCCCCCATTCCCCGCAGCTCAGTCACCCAGTCGCTCCAAAACCTGATCGGATTCGCATCCATGGCCAAgttcgccgtcctcctcctcctcgccgtggcGGCCTCCGCCACCGTGCTGGCGCACGGCCGCGAGCTCCCGACTCAAATCAAGGTAACCACGCACCCGCTTTTTCCCACGGTTTCTTCGCACGCATCAATCATCAGTGAGTCCGCGTAGCGGATCTGTGATTGTTCCCAACCCATCTCATCATCGCAGCTGGTGAGaggcgcggtcgccgccgccggcggaggcgtgtCCGGCGACAGCATGGAGTGCGTGTACACGGTGTTCATCCGGACGGGGTCGATCTGGAAGGCCGGCACGGACTCGAACATCACGctggagctggcggcggcggacggcaaCGGCGTGGGGATCACGGACCTGCCGTCCTGGGGCGGGCTGATGGGGCAGGGCCACTCCTACTTCGAGCGCGGCAACCTGGACATCTTCAGCGGCCGCGGGCCCTGCATGGCGAGGCCGCCGTGCTGGATGCGGGTGGCCTCCGACGGCACGGGGCCCCACCACGGGTGGTACTGCAACTACGTCGAGGTCACCGTCACGGGCCCGCACAAGGGGTGCGCGCAGGAGCTCTTCACCGTCGAGCAGTGGCTAGCCACCGACGCGCCACCGTACAAGCTCGAGGCCGTCGTCGACCAttgcgcccgcgccggcgctggcgccgccgccgcgtgacGTGGCCTGGGGGTGACGAGTCGGAGCTGCTGCAGTTCGTGCAGCGAGTCGAATAATCGAGAGCCTTTGTCGCGTGGGATGATGCATGCGTAGTGAGTAGGTTTGGTGGTTTTGTAGATGCCCTGTGTTGGATCTTGATCTGTGTTTTGATCTTTTGAGAAATGGTGATCTGCGTTATCATGAGTGTTTCTTCTAGCTTGCCGGCGCTTCAGATAGCGTCTATATCCAGTCTGCTCGGGTACTGTAGCAAGGCTTTGCCGGCTTCTGTAGCTGAAGCCAGCACAACCGAGCATCATGGACAGCACCATCCTTGATTGTCATTCTAATTGAAGTGTTATAAGCATATCTTATGCTATATCGATGGGGAAAATTCGA
Proteins encoded in this window:
- the LOC117853248 gene encoding uncharacterized protein, yielding MSLALLQGYSSAEEDDDHAAGAGAELSESGESSAEEAGSDGDEASAPPKPASRPRRRPNPKGGDAGGGEGDSSLPSALEAFADVSGPPEFLRHRVAEPEEGTEALGVLDRRGKEGSKHPPPGAVVVAQPQLVAIRERVTTTSSNPPGSVTSGSVDGKRVIGAANPGPEDAADLLRMCLQCGVPKTYSHAKGMVCPLCGDRPAQPKEPEKKKGSTVKDKEKIKRMKGQSSHASWKSETEMALRQQFD
- the LOC117864569 gene encoding PLAT domain-containing protein 3, yielding MAKFAVLLLLAVAASATVLAHGRELPTQIKLVRGAVAAAGGGVSGDSMECVYTVFIRTGSIWKAGTDSNITLELAAADGNGVGITDLPSWGGLMGQGHSYFERGNLDIFSGRGPCMARPPCWMRVASDGTGPHHGWYCNYVEVTVTGPHKGCAQELFTVEQWLATDAPPYKLEAVVDHCARAGAGAAAA